In Methylococcus geothermalis, one genomic interval encodes:
- a CDS encoding MucB/RseB C-terminal domain-containing protein — protein MVRIRVIAAALGAVVAFGRLPPSRADDAPQALGARAGVEWLSNMRNAMVRLNYRGLVAYLKDDKVNSMEFVHGMSNGIEHERLTSLNSPMREIVRDGDLVRFFFPETKSVMTERVPSNHSFLVDLPESFVGLCDYYAFLVGGQEYVAQRRAQSIDIIPVDDYRYGRKLWIDIESHLPLRFELLDENNRPVEQMVFTSLEISGDAPARGVAPAAASDTYSEQSSKREVIPIESMDWSLDSVPVGFRISGYSRIQQPPLKHPIEHILLSDGLSSVSIYVDELKEEPFLERLKKIGAVNAYTRKIDGFVVTVMGEVPPKTVQMIANGIRYQKSNEKP, from the coding sequence ATGGTCAGAATTCGAGTAATCGCGGCGGCCCTGGGGGCCGTCGTTGCATTTGGTCGCCTGCCGCCGTCCCGGGCGGACGATGCGCCGCAGGCGCTCGGTGCACGGGCCGGTGTCGAGTGGCTGTCGAACATGCGCAATGCCATGGTCCGCCTCAATTATCGGGGCCTGGTGGCTTATTTGAAGGACGACAAGGTCAACAGCATGGAGTTCGTCCACGGCATGTCGAACGGCATCGAGCACGAGCGGCTGACCTCGCTGAACAGTCCGATGCGGGAAATCGTCAGAGACGGCGATCTGGTCCGGTTCTTCTTTCCCGAGACGAAGTCGGTCATGACGGAACGCGTGCCTTCGAACCATTCGTTCCTGGTCGATCTACCCGAGTCGTTCGTCGGCTTGTGCGACTATTACGCATTCCTGGTCGGCGGACAGGAGTACGTGGCGCAGCGGCGTGCCCAAAGCATCGACATCATACCGGTCGACGACTACCGCTACGGGCGTAAGTTATGGATCGACATCGAGTCCCATCTGCCGCTGCGCTTCGAATTGCTCGATGAGAACAACAGACCGGTCGAACAGATGGTGTTCACCTCACTGGAGATATCGGGCGATGCGCCCGCCCGGGGGGTGGCGCCGGCGGCGGCATCCGATACTTACTCGGAACAGTCGTCGAAACGGGAGGTCATACCCATCGAGTCGATGGATTGGAGCCTGGACAGCGTTCCCGTGGGTTTCCGTATCAGCGGCTACAGCCGCATCCAGCAGCCGCCCCTGAAACATCCCATCGAACATATCTTGTTGAGCGATGGGCTCTCATCTGTTTCAATCTACGTAGACGAACTCAAGGAAGAGCCCTTCCTCGAGAGGCTGAAGAAAATTGGCGCCGTGAATGCTTATACCCGGAAAATCGACGGTTTCGTCGTGACTGTGATGGGGGAAGTGCCGCCCAAGACCGTTCAAATGATCGCCAATGGCATCCGCTACCAGAAATCCAACGAAAAACCGTGA
- a CDS encoding DegQ family serine endoprotease, translating into MFKRYRFAGVIWAVLVLAAPPAARAQLPDFTNLVEQNNAAVVNISTTQKVAANEQQMPEGLEIPEGTPFDDFFRHYFGEGGGSDGQPSEAKSLGSGFIMSADGYIITNHHVVKGADEIVVRLQDRRELVAKIVGSDKRSDVALLKIEAAQLPTVKLGSSEKLKVGEWVLAIGSPFGFDHSATAGIVSAKGRSLPSDNYVPFIQTDVAINPGNSGGPLFNLNGEVVGVNSQIYSRTGGFMGLSFAIPIEVAMQVVDQLKVSGRVSRGWLGVQIQDVTRELAESFGMKKPQGALVSKVLPKSPAEAAGIRVGDIVLEFNGQAVDTSATLPPMVGMTKVGEVAKIKLLRSGAIKELSIKIGSLPDEEEPAMGAAEPDAVPLKRMGASVADFTPELREQFEVPRGGVIVYSVSPGPAYDAGLRRGDVILRIQDKEINSVKQLVEMEKTLPTGKSLAVLVQRRDGSIFLAMKLKDEKQ; encoded by the coding sequence ATGTTTAAGAGATACCGCTTCGCCGGCGTGATTTGGGCGGTCCTGGTTCTTGCTGCTCCCCCGGCCGCCCGGGCACAGCTTCCCGATTTCACCAATCTGGTCGAACAGAACAACGCGGCCGTCGTGAACATCAGTACCACGCAGAAAGTGGCGGCCAACGAACAACAGATGCCGGAGGGCCTGGAAATTCCGGAAGGCACGCCATTCGACGATTTTTTCCGGCATTACTTCGGCGAAGGCGGAGGCAGCGATGGCCAGCCCAGCGAGGCGAAGTCTTTGGGCTCGGGTTTCATCATGTCGGCGGACGGCTACATCATCACCAACCACCACGTGGTGAAGGGTGCCGATGAGATCGTCGTGCGCCTGCAGGACCGACGCGAACTGGTCGCCAAGATCGTCGGTTCCGACAAGCGCAGCGACGTCGCCCTGCTCAAGATCGAGGCCGCCCAGTTGCCTACGGTCAAGCTGGGCTCGTCGGAAAAGCTCAAGGTCGGCGAATGGGTGCTCGCCATCGGCTCGCCCTTCGGCTTCGATCACTCGGCCACCGCCGGCATCGTCAGCGCCAAGGGACGCAGCCTTCCCAGCGACAACTATGTGCCCTTCATCCAGACCGACGTGGCCATCAATCCCGGCAATTCCGGAGGCCCCCTGTTCAATCTGAACGGCGAGGTGGTCGGGGTCAATTCCCAGATTTACAGCCGCACCGGCGGTTTCATGGGGCTGTCCTTCGCGATTCCCATCGAGGTCGCCATGCAGGTAGTGGACCAGCTCAAGGTCAGCGGGCGCGTCTCGCGCGGCTGGCTCGGTGTCCAGATCCAGGACGTGACGCGGGAGCTGGCCGAGTCCTTCGGCATGAAGAAGCCGCAGGGTGCCCTGGTGTCCAAGGTGCTGCCGAAGAGCCCCGCCGAAGCGGCCGGTATCCGGGTCGGCGACATCGTCCTGGAGTTCAACGGACAGGCGGTGGACACGTCGGCGACGCTGCCGCCCATGGTGGGCATGACCAAGGTCGGCGAAGTGGCCAAGATCAAGCTCTTGCGCAGCGGCGCCATCAAGGAATTGAGCATCAAGATCGGCTCTCTCCCCGATGAGGAAGAACCGGCCATGGGCGCTGCTGAGCCCGATGCCGTGCCGCTGAAACGCATGGGCGCCAGCGTGGCGGACTTTACGCCCGAGCTGCGGGAGCAGTTCGAGGTGCCTCGCGGCGGGGTCATCGTGTACAGCGTCAGTCCCGGTCCGGCCTACGACGCAGGCCTTAGACGCGGTGACGTGATCCTCCGGATCCAGGACAAGGAAATCAACAGCGTGAAACAACTGGTGGAGATGGAAAAGACCCTGCCGACGGGAAAATCCCTGGCGGTTCTGGTGCAGCGGCGCGATGGTTCCATCTTCCTGGCGATGAAATTGAAAGACGAAAAGCAGTGA
- a CDS encoding SoxR reducing system RseC family protein has protein sequence MIEEEAIVTEVEGHSIWVEKFQKSACGSCAQGCSTSLVARMLGDKPMRLKVDADGPMSPGDRVIIGVEEGALLAGSFRMYLLPLFFLLGGALLGKLLADQGVFASADAGSIFGGLLGLGLTFVLLKYCPGLHGQDLRPVFIRRISR, from the coding sequence ATGATTGAGGAAGAGGCAATAGTCACCGAGGTCGAAGGGCATTCGATCTGGGTGGAAAAGTTCCAGAAATCGGCCTGCGGAAGCTGCGCCCAAGGCTGCAGTACGTCCTTGGTGGCCCGGATGCTGGGCGACAAGCCCATGCGCCTTAAGGTCGACGCGGACGGCCCGATGTCTCCGGGAGATCGCGTGATCATCGGGGTGGAAGAGGGCGCTCTGCTCGCCGGTTCTTTCAGAATGTACCTGTTGCCCCTGTTTTTTCTCCTCGGCGGCGCCTTGCTGGGCAAGCTGCTGGCCGACCAGGGAGTGTTCGCTTCGGCCGATGCCGGTTCGATCTTCGGCGGCCTGCTCGGTCTGGGACTGACGTTCGTATTGCTCAAGTATTGTCCCGGCCTCCATGGGCAGGATCTTCGCCCGGTATTCATTCGCCGCATTTCCCGCTAA